A portion of the Hyalangium minutum genome contains these proteins:
- a CDS encoding SGNH/GDSL hydrolase family protein, whose product MSPRFTLRGATAACALAATVVSGTAAASTINQNTSWTINRSGATSTYRVVAYGDSIFAGYNGSLFSVARRASPYVSGEYLGNAWNANIEVVRRTKSGAKADDIYNNKIISEKSYMQASNVRAVVFEMCGNDYLQARSAFKDQTGTCSYAGLDTALANCSSYTEKAMQAINTYATTAKAKIVMNIYYPGYNADNVQTSCKDASTGASVNRRDKFLPYLAKSNWRTCNLAATYGFKCADAFAESMGSDYDSNGDGQNDVDAIRWRAGESEADYVARIVSLKSTLRDSNTKYVNASTSYDYLQSDDTHQTYYLSTIGTGSGSAAPDFTSAQIVGGKNPQWNRSGHERTGWSISTYNPATP is encoded by the coding sequence ATGTCCCCTCGTTTCACTTTGCGTGGTGCGACCGCTGCATGCGCGCTGGCAGCCACTGTGGTGAGCGGCACTGCGGCCGCGAGCACCATCAACCAGAACACCAGCTGGACCATCAACCGCAGTGGCGCGACGAGCACGTACCGCGTGGTGGCGTACGGTGACTCGATCTTCGCCGGTTACAACGGCAGCCTGTTCAGCGTGGCCCGCCGCGCCTCGCCCTACGTGAGCGGCGAGTACCTGGGCAACGCGTGGAACGCGAACATCGAGGTGGTGCGCCGCACCAAGTCGGGCGCCAAGGCCGACGACATCTACAACAACAAGATCATCTCCGAGAAGTCGTACATGCAGGCCAGCAATGTGCGCGCGGTGGTGTTCGAGATGTGCGGCAACGACTACCTGCAGGCGCGCAGCGCGTTCAAGGATCAGACGGGCACGTGCAGCTATGCCGGCCTGGACACGGCGCTCGCCAATTGTTCGTCCTACACGGAGAAGGCGATGCAGGCGATCAACACGTACGCCACCACCGCCAAGGCCAAGATCGTCATGAACATCTACTACCCGGGCTACAACGCGGACAACGTGCAGACCAGCTGCAAGGACGCGAGCACCGGGGCGTCGGTGAACCGGCGCGACAAGTTCCTGCCGTACCTGGCCAAGAGCAACTGGCGTACGTGCAACCTGGCGGCGACGTACGGCTTCAAGTGCGCGGACGCCTTCGCCGAGAGCATGGGGAGTGACTACGACTCCAACGGCGACGGCCAGAACGACGTGGACGCGATCCGCTGGCGCGCGGGTGAGTCCGAGGCCGACTACGTGGCCCGCATCGTCTCGCTGAAGTCGACCCTGCGCGACTCCAACACGAAGTACGTGAACGCGAGCACCAGCTACGACTACCTGCAGTCGGACGACACGCACCAGACCTACTACCTGTCCACCATCGGCACGGGCTCGGGCTCGGCGGCGCCGGACTTCACCTCGGCGCAGATCGTGGGTGGCAAGAACCCGCAGTGGAACCGCTCGGGCCACGAGCGGACGGGCTGGTCCATCTCGACCTACAACCCGGCCACGCCGTGA
- the lnt gene encoding apolipoprotein N-acyltransferase: MNTEVSVGRRSGEMFLGAVATSLLVWLFGRMEVAWVWACWVALVPWLAVLDRVRTVRQALAAGLLLSVVFTAVIFGWFADALQGYARSSSAWAYWLVLLLCAPILQPQFITAALARYLARRWVPEGAFLRVGLVGALVYVGTEWAWPKLFSDTLGQGLYSSAWQRQGADIAGAHGLTVLLILGSECVLAALKSFAARGWKWPGARVLRTPVAVLVAMVGGLTGYGAFRYQQVSALMRSGPALSVGVVQANITDYAKLREELGTYDAVRKILDTHYELSRELMKEPKPDLIVWPETVYPTTFGSPKSPEGEEFDQELAQFVGENQMPLIFGAYDLEQDREFNAAMFLGPVGDAEEKRLELGVYRKTMLFPLTEYVPELLDTPRVRGLLPWLGTWKRGPGPQSFVFPLRGGRVLKVAPLICYEAIFPGYVAEAVRKGADLIVTISNDSWFGTSAGPKLHLRLAAFRSIETRLPQVRATNSGISAFISPTGEIVSEVQTGQRAGVVMTVPPSEHVWTLMVAWGDWFGRTALVLGLVLLAVQALFRQRSAAKPSA, from the coding sequence ATGAACACAGAGGTGTCGGTGGGGCGGCGGTCCGGGGAGATGTTCCTCGGGGCGGTGGCAACCTCGTTGTTGGTATGGCTCTTCGGGCGGATGGAAGTGGCCTGGGTCTGGGCATGCTGGGTGGCACTGGTCCCCTGGCTGGCGGTGCTGGATCGAGTCAGGACGGTGCGTCAGGCCCTGGCAGCGGGGCTGTTGCTGAGCGTCGTCTTCACCGCGGTGATCTTCGGCTGGTTTGCGGATGCGTTGCAGGGATATGCGCGCTCGTCTTCGGCGTGGGCGTACTGGCTGGTCCTACTGCTGTGCGCGCCGATTCTGCAGCCCCAGTTCATCACCGCGGCACTGGCTCGGTACTTGGCGCGGCGGTGGGTTCCGGAGGGGGCCTTCCTGCGTGTGGGGCTGGTGGGGGCTCTGGTCTATGTGGGCACGGAGTGGGCGTGGCCGAAGCTGTTCTCGGACACGCTGGGCCAAGGCCTCTACAGCTCTGCGTGGCAGCGGCAGGGGGCCGACATCGCAGGGGCACACGGGCTCACGGTGCTCCTGATCTTGGGCAGCGAGTGTGTTCTGGCGGCGCTGAAGTCCTTCGCGGCACGAGGGTGGAAGTGGCCTGGAGCGAGGGTGTTGCGCACGCCTGTCGCGGTTCTGGTGGCCATGGTGGGAGGGCTCACCGGGTATGGGGCTTTCCGGTACCAGCAGGTGAGCGCGCTGATGCGGTCTGGTCCAGCGCTCTCGGTGGGAGTGGTGCAGGCCAACATCACGGACTACGCGAAGCTGAGGGAGGAACTGGGAACGTACGACGCAGTCCGGAAGATCCTCGACACGCACTACGAGCTGTCCCGCGAGCTGATGAAGGAGCCTAAGCCGGATCTGATCGTGTGGCCGGAGACGGTATATCCGACGACGTTCGGCTCGCCGAAGAGCCCGGAGGGCGAGGAGTTCGATCAGGAACTCGCGCAGTTTGTCGGCGAGAACCAGATGCCGCTCATCTTTGGGGCTTACGACCTGGAGCAAGATCGCGAGTTCAACGCGGCGATGTTCCTGGGCCCCGTGGGAGATGCGGAGGAGAAGCGGCTGGAACTCGGGGTCTACCGCAAGACGATGCTGTTCCCGCTAACAGAGTATGTCCCCGAGCTGCTGGACACGCCCCGGGTGCGTGGGCTGCTGCCGTGGTTGGGGACGTGGAAGCGGGGGCCGGGGCCTCAATCGTTCGTCTTCCCGCTGCGAGGCGGGAGAGTGCTGAAGGTGGCGCCCCTCATCTGCTACGAGGCCATCTTTCCAGGCTACGTCGCGGAGGCGGTGCGCAAAGGCGCGGATCTCATCGTGACGATCTCGAACGACTCCTGGTTTGGGACGTCGGCGGGGCCGAAGCTGCACCTGCGGCTGGCGGCGTTCCGGAGCATCGAGACGCGGCTGCCTCAGGTGCGAGCGACGAACTCGGGCATCTCGGCCTTCATCAGCCCGACGGGAGAGATCGTCAGCGAGGTGCAGACCGGCCAGCGGGCGGGGGTGGTGATGACAGTGCCTCCGTCTGAGCACGTGTGGACCTTGATGGTGGCATGGGGAGACTGGTTCGGTCGCACGGCGCTCGTCCTGGGTCTGGTGCTGTTGGCGGTTCAGGCGCTGTTCCGGCAGCGGTCAGCGGCAAAGCCATCGGCATAG